From a single Miscanthus floridulus cultivar M001 chromosome 8, ASM1932011v1, whole genome shotgun sequence genomic region:
- the LOC136476141 gene encoding polyadenylate-binding protein-interacting protein 8-like codes for MVAVQAAAATAEAPIRVEAKVAAAPEAEAEVEVEVKGDAAAAAGETEDYKSDLRKLEELMSKLNPRAQEFVPSSRRTAPVAVPAAAAKLAVGGGVLSADAPVFVSATEYYGAAGGRLEIGRGGGGRGSSSDGSSNGGGGGHPLNRRRRNSFNQGRRRVGGRPRRADREDSVRRTVYVSDIDQHVTEQKLAEVFSNCGQVVDCRICGDPHSILRFAFIEFADDAGARAALTLGGTMLGYYPVRVLPSKTAILPVNPKFLPRTEDEKEMVSRTVYCTNIDKKVTEDDVKGFFQQACGKVSRLRLLGDYVHSTCIAFVEFAEAESAIMALNFSGMVLGLLPIRVSPSKTPVRPRPPRVMSN; via the exons ATGGTGGCGGTGCAggctgcggcggcgacggcggaggcgccGATCCGTGTCGAGGCCAAGGTCGCGGCGGCGCCGGAGGCGGAGgccgaggtggaggtggaggtgaagGGCGATGCTGCCGCCGCGGCGGGAGAGACGGAGGACTACAAGAGCGACCTGAGGAAGCTGGAGGAGCTCATGTCCAAGCTCAACCCTCGCGCGCAGGAGTTCGTGCCGTCGTCGCGCCGCACGGCTCCGGTCGCCGTGCCGGCAGCGGCAGCCAAGCTGGCGGTGGGAGGAGGGGTGCTCTCCGCCGACGCGCCTGTGTTCGTGTCCGCCACCGAGTACTACGGCGCTGCCGGCGGGCGCCTGGAGATAGGCCGCGGCGGCGGGGGCAGGGGCTCTAGCAGCGACGGAtccagcaacggcggcggcggcggacaccCACTGAATCGCCGG AGAAGGAACAGCTTCAACCAGGGGAGGCGGAGGGTGGGAGGTCGGCCCAGACGGGCTGATAGAGAGGACAGTGTGCGGCGGACAGTCTACGTCTCTGACATTGATCAGCAT GTGACTGAGCAGAAGCTCGCTGAAGTGTTTTCTAACTGCGGGCAA GTGGTAGATTGTCGTATTTGTGGTGACCCCCATTCTATCCTGCGCTTTGCGTTCATTGAGTTTGCTGATGATG CTGGTGCAAGAGCAGCACTAACACTTGGGGGAACCATGCTTGGCTACTATCCTGTTAGAGTTTTGCCTTCTAAAACAGCAATTTTACCCGTCAATCCTAAATTTCTTCCTCGA ACTGAAGACGAAAAAGAAATGGTATCGAGGACTGTATATTGTACTAACATAGACAAGAAG GTTACAGAGGATGATGTAAAGGGTTTCTTCCAGCAAGCGTGCGGAAAG GTTTCTCGGCTGAGGCTCCTTGGTGACTATGTACACTCCACATGCATTGCTTTTGTTGAGTTTGCTGAA GCTGAAAGTGCAATTATGGCCTTAAACTTCAGTGGTATGGTCCTTGGTTTACTCCCTATCAG GGTGAGCCCTTCCAAGACACCAGTCCGTCCGCGGCCTCCCCGCGTGATGTCCAACTGA